A genomic stretch from Primulina huaijiensis isolate GDHJ02 chromosome 14, ASM1229523v2, whole genome shotgun sequence includes:
- the LOC140956602 gene encoding pentatricopeptide repeat-containing protein At1g31430-like encodes MSLVKKSAFPGIGSFLSSKLPSRTTISCSILDSLLQQCQGFKCFNQILCQMISTGLIKDTYGASRILKFSTDSPFVHIGYSYKIFINVENSNGFIWNTMMRAYVQRNIVQDSILLYKTMLKNGFLCIDNYTYPILIQSCSLGGLEFEGKELHDHVVKMGFEDDVYVVNNFISMYSGSGNIDDARKVFDGSPVLDLISWNTMLAGYVSMENIEEAKIFYAWMPKKNVIASNSMIVLLGKSGRVSEAYQLFNELERKDFISWTALISCYEQNGMYVEALNLFVNMHLNGVGVDDVIIVTVLSACSHLLSIRMGKTVHGLVLRIGFEPYVNPQNALINMYSRCGDVLEAQKLFDSGCVLDLISWNSMIFGCIKCGLIEKARELFDNMPEKDVVTWGSMISGYTHLSKFSETLALFNDMQRAGVKPDETTLVSVVSACTHLAALDQGKWVDAYIRKNGMRVNTILGTTLIDMYMKCGSIENAMEVFCGMKETGVSSWNALILGYATNGLAVKALEIFEQMKKSGTVPNEITFVAVLGACRHMGLVDEGRRYFDSMVKIYDIKPNIKHYGCLVDLLGRTGLLKEAEEVIDTMPMAPDIATWGALLGACKKHGDKKMGERIGRKLIELQPEHDGFHVLLSNIYASKGNWVDVREIREMMTHQGVVKTPGCSMIETNGVVQEFLVGDKLHPQIKEIEGMLNEMIQRMKRREHTICADDVLLNMDEEEKETNLLGIGW; translated from the coding sequence ATGAGTTTAGTAAAGAAAAGTGCGTTCCCAGGTATCGGGTCCTTTTTAAGCAGCAAACTCCCTTCGAGAACCACCATTTCTTGCTCAATTTTGGACTCTTTACTGCAACAATGCCAAGGTTTCAAGTGTTTCAATCAAATTTTGTGTCAGATGATCAGCACTGGGCTGATCAAGGACACTTATGGGGCCAGCAGAATCCTTAAGTTTTCCACTGATTCACCCTTTGTTCACATTGGTTATTCTTACAAAATCTTCATCAACGTCGAGAACTCGAATGGGTTCATTTGGAACACCATGATGCGGGCATATGTGCAGAGAAACATTGTCCAAGATTCGATCTTGCTGTACAAAACAATGTTAAAGAACGGTTTCTTGTGCATTGATAATTATACTTACCCAATCTTGATACAGAGCTGCTCTCTGGGTGGTTTAGAATTTGAGGGGAAAGAGTTGCATGATCACGTGGTTAAAATGGGTTTTGAGGATGATGTTTATGTGGTGAATAATTTCATTAGTATGTATAGCGGGTCTGGTAATATAGATGATGCTAGGAAGGTGTTTGATGGAAGTCCTGTGCTGGACTTGATTTCCTGGAATACTATGTTGGCAGGATATGTTTCGATGGAAAATATCGAAGAGGCAAAGATTTTTTATGCTTGGATGCCGAAAAAGAATGTGATTGCTTCAAATTCTATGATAGTGTTGTTGGGTAAAAGTGGCAGGGTGAGTGAGGCGTATCAATTGTTTAATGAACTGGAGAGAAAGGATTTCATATCCTGGACCGCATTAATATCTTGTTATGAGCAGAATGGGATGTATGTAGAGGCTTTGAATCTGTTTGTTAATATGCATTTGAATGGTGTTGGTGTAGATGATGTCATAATTGTTACAGTGCTTTCTGCGTGTTCACATCTGTTAAGTATCAGAATGGGGAAAACGGTTCACGGCTTAGTCTTGAGAATTGGCTTTGAACCTTATGTGAATCCACAGAATGCTTTGATTAACATGTACTCCAGATGTGGGGACGTGTTGGAAGCACAGAAACTGTTTGATTCGGGTTGTGTACTGGACTTGATTTCTTGGAATTCTATGATATTTGGATGCATCAAATGTGGATTGATTGAAAAAGCTAGGGAGTTGTTTGATAACATGCCTGAAAAAGATGTTGTAACATGGGGTTCAATGATATCTGGTTATACCCATCTTAGTAAATTCTCTGAGACTTTAGCATTGTTTAATGACATGCAGCGTGCAGGCGTTAAGCCTGACGAGACCACTTTGGTTAGCGTAGTTTCAGCTTGTACCCACCTTGCTGCACTTGACCAAGGTAAATGGGTAGATGCTTACATACGAAAGAACGGGATGAGGGTTAACACGATTCTTGGGACTACTCTTATAGACATGTACATGAAATGTGGAAGCATAGAAAATGCAATGGAGGTGTTTTGTGGCATGAAGGAAACTGGGGTATCTTCATGGAATGCTCTAATCCTCGGCTATGCCACTAATGGGCTGGCAGTAAAGGCACTCGAGATATTTGAGCAGATGAAGAAAAGTGGAACAGTGCCTAATGAAATCACCTTTGTGGCAGTTCTTGGTGCTTGTCGACATATGGGTCTTGTAGATGAGGGACGCCGATATTTTGATTCAATGGTTAAAATATACGACATCAAACCAAATATCAAACATTACGGATGTTTGGTTGACCTTCTTGGACGCACGGGTTTGCTCAAGGAAGCTGAGGAAGTGATTGACACAATGCCAATGGCACCAGATATAGCCACTTGGGGTGCTCTACTCGGTGCTTGCAAAAAACATGGTGACAAGAAAATGGGAGAAAGAATAGGGAGGAAACTGATCGAACTTCAGCCTGAGCATGATGGTTTTCATGTTTTATTGTCCAACATATACGCGTCGAAAGGTAATTGGGTTGACGTTCGGGAGATCAGAGAGATGATGACGCATCAAGGTGTTGTTAAAACTCCTGGATGTAGCATGATTGAAACCAATGGTGTCGTTCAGGAATTCCTTGTTGGAGATAAATTGCATCCTCAGATCAAGGAGATAGAGGGGATGCTGAATGAAATGATTCAGAGAATGAAGAGACGGGAGCATACAATATGTGCAGATGACGTTCTACTTAACATGGATGAAGAGGAGAAAGAAACTAATCTCTTAGGTATTGGGTGGTAA
- the LOC140958094 gene encoding galactinol synthase 2-like, which yields MAPEISNAALRQASSGLSKAGSMQSRAYVTFLAGDGDYVKGVVGLAKGLRKVDSAYPLVVAVLPDVPAEHRRILLEQGCIVREIEPVYPPENQTQFAMAYYVINYSKLRIWEFVEYSKMIYLDGDIQVYDNIDHLFDMEDGYFYAVMDCFCEKTWSHTAQFKIGYCQQCPDKVQWPKQLAPKPSLYFNAGMFVYEPSLSTYHDLLDILKITPPTPFAEQDFLNMFFRDVYRPIPNVYNLVLAMLWRHPENVNLGEVKVVHYCAAGSKPWRYTGEEANMQREDIKMLVKKWADIYEDETLNYNFNSEAAPAAAETQLAAVLTEAGGVHFIATPPTA from the exons ATGGCTCCGGAGATTTCTAACGCCGCCTTAAGACAGGCCTCCTCCGGGTTGTCGAAAGCCGGCAGCATGCAGAGTCGGGCTTATGTCACATTCTTGGCTGGCGATGGTGATTATGTGAAAGGTGTCGTGGGGCTGGCCAAAGGGTTGAGGAAGGTGGATTCTGCTTACCCTCTAGTGGTGGCGGTTCTGCCTGATGTCCCGGCTGAGCACCGCCGTATTCTGCTGGAGCAAGGGTGCATAGTCAGGGAGATCGAACCTGTTTATCCGCCGGAGAACCAGACCCAGTTCGCTATGGCTTATTACGTGATCAACTACTCCAAGCTTCGGATCTGGGAG TTTGTGGAGTACAGCAAGATGATATACCTGGATGGTGATATCCAGGTTTATGATAACATAGACCACTTGTTTGACATGGAGGACGGCTACTTTTACGCAGTAATGGACTGTTTCTGTGAGAAGACATGGAGTCACACCGCACAATTTAAGATTGGGTACTGCCAGCAGTGCCCTGACAAAGTACAGTGGCCTAAACAGTTGGCCCCCAAGCCCTCTCTCTACTTTAACGCCGGCATGTTTGTCTACGAGCCCAGTCTTTCCACTTATCATGATCTCTTGGACATACTCAAGATTACACCTCCAACACCATTTGCAGAGCAG GATTTCTTGAATATGTTCTTTAGGGACGTTTACCGGCCGATTCCCAACGTGTACAACTTAGTGCTGGCCATGCTATGGCGCCACCCAGAAAACGTGAATCTGGGGGAGGTGAAGGTGGTCCACTACTGTGCCGCAGGGTCCAAGCCATGGAGGTACACCGGCGAAGAAGCTAACATGCAGAGAGAAGACATCAAAATGCTTGTAAAGAAATGGGCAGATATTTATGAAGACGAGACACTGAATTACAATTTCAACTCTGAGGCGGCGCCCGCGGCAGCAGAAACCCAACTGGCGGCGGTGCTGACGGAGGCCGGTGGTGTTCACTTCATCGCCACCCCTCCAACAGCTTGA